One genomic segment of Ipomoea triloba cultivar NCNSP0323 chromosome 9, ASM357664v1 includes these proteins:
- the LOC116030556 gene encoding probable membrane-associated kinase regulator 6, which produces MEATHPLAIESFSYSWLLNARRPSLDGLSDSDSDSESTHQDQDITFVVLHSMRFSEADEAKNFRFDINDSECGLVHADEIFSDGHIMPLYLDRPKPLVEEESLKQAFNNSSSVSSAPATPANFSLSVRGKKEPQDYIIQKWKKLLGTRILRKWFGFLRPVCKRLGGSRKSCAKVDDLNRKAREVQRWSNYCKADPRKTKSCSNTPQESPLHYTTTAYNSPDVWRDMAAQTSITEAIIHCRKSFGMLDTT; this is translated from the coding sequence ATGGAAGCAACTCATCCTCTTGCCATAGAAAGCTTCTCCTATAGCTGGTTGTTGAACGCGAGACGACCTTCTCTCGATGGCCTCTCagattccgattccgattccgaaTCCACACACCAAGACCAAGACATAACCTTTGTGGTGCTTCATTCGATGAGATTCTCAGAAGCAGATGAAGCCAAAAATTTCAGGTTTGATATTAATGATTCGGAGTGTGGTCTAGTACACGCCGATGAAATTTTCTCGGACGGACACATCATGCCCCTGTATCTCGACCGTCCAAAGCCGCTGGTGGAAGAAGAATCCCTGAAACAAGCTTTCAATAATTCATCATCAGTTTCATCAGCACCTGCCACGCCTGCTAATTTCTCGCTTTCTGTCAGGGGCAAGAAGGAGCCTCAAGATTATATCATCCAGAAATGGAAGAAATTACTAGGAACCAGAATCCTTCGAAAGTGGTTTGGGTTCCTCAGACCGGTGTGCAAAAGGTTAGGGGGATCAAGAAAGAGTTGTGCCAAAGTTGATGATCTGAACAGAAAGGCCAGGGAGGTTCAGAGATGGAGCAATTATTGTAAAGCTGATCCCAGAAAGACCAAAAGCTGTAGCAATACACCACAAGAGTCTCCCTTGCACTACACTACTACTGCATACAACTCACCAGATGTGTGGCGTGATATGGCTGCTCAAACTTCCATTACTGAAGCAATTATCCACTGTAGAAAATCATTTGGCATGTTAGATACTACTTAA